Proteins encoded together in one Sinorhizobium meliloti window:
- the argJ gene encoding bifunctional glutamate N-acetyltransferase/amino-acid acetyltransferase ArgJ, with protein sequence MSGSVSPLAPKTFAEMPALRGVRMATAAAGIKYKNRTDVLMMLFDRPASVAGVFTRSKCPSAPVDHCRQNLPGGIARAVVVNSGNANAFTGKKGREATRLTAEAAAKAVGCSEAEVFLASTGVIGEPLDATKFAGVLDKLAASATQDFWFEAAKAIMTTDTYPKVATRSAEIGGVRVTINGIAKGAGMIAPDMATMLSFVVTDADIAPAALQALLQAGVEPTFNSVTVDSDTSTSDTLMMFATGAAADDGQAKVEDAADPRLDGFRAALDDLLRDLALQVVRDGEGARKMVEVTVEGAENDAAAKRIALSIANSPLVKTAVAGEDANWGRVVMAVGKSGEMAERDRLAIWFGDIRVAVEGERDPAYSEAAATAVMQGETIPIRVDIGLGSGRATVYTCDLTKEYVEINGDYRS encoded by the coding sequence ATGTCCGGTTCCGTCTCTCCGCTTGCTCCGAAAACCTTTGCCGAAATGCCGGCCCTTCGCGGCGTACGCATGGCGACCGCTGCCGCAGGGATCAAGTACAAGAACCGGACCGACGTGCTGATGATGCTCTTCGACCGGCCGGCATCCGTGGCCGGCGTGTTCACGCGGTCGAAGTGCCCCTCAGCTCCGGTCGACCATTGCCGGCAGAACCTGCCGGGCGGCATTGCGCGCGCCGTCGTCGTCAACTCCGGCAATGCCAACGCGTTCACCGGCAAGAAGGGCCGGGAGGCGACCAGGCTCACGGCCGAGGCAGCGGCAAAGGCCGTCGGCTGCAGCGAGGCGGAGGTTTTCCTGGCGTCGACGGGCGTCATCGGCGAGCCGCTCGACGCCACCAAGTTCGCCGGTGTTCTGGATAAACTTGCCGCGTCCGCCACCCAGGACTTCTGGTTCGAAGCGGCCAAAGCGATCATGACGACCGATACCTATCCGAAGGTTGCCACCCGCAGCGCCGAGATCGGCGGTGTCAGGGTCACGATCAACGGGATCGCCAAGGGCGCCGGGATGATCGCGCCCGACATGGCGACCATGCTCTCCTTCGTCGTCACCGATGCGGACATTGCCCCGGCGGCACTTCAGGCACTGCTTCAGGCAGGCGTCGAACCCACCTTCAATTCGGTGACGGTCGACAGCGACACGTCCACCTCCGACACGCTGATGATGTTTGCGACCGGTGCGGCGGCGGACGACGGCCAGGCTAAGGTCGAGGACGCGGCCGACCCGCGTCTCGACGGGTTCCGTGCCGCGCTCGACGATCTGCTGCGTGATCTGGCGTTGCAGGTCGTGCGCGACGGCGAGGGCGCGCGCAAGATGGTCGAGGTGACGGTCGAGGGCGCGGAAAACGATGCCGCCGCCAAACGCATCGCGCTTTCGATAGCCAATTCGCCGCTCGTCAAAACGGCGGTTGCGGGCGAGGACGCCAATTGGGGACGCGTCGTCATGGCGGTCGGCAAGTCGGGAGAGATGGCCGAGCGCGACCGGCTGGCGATCTGGTTCGGCGATATCCGAGTCGCAGTCGAGGGCGAGCGCGATCCGGCCTATTCGGAAGCGGCCGCGACTGCGGTCATGCAGGGCGAGACCATTCCGATCCGCGTCGATATCGGTCTGGGTTCGGGCCGCGCCACGGTCTATACCTGCGACCTGACCAAGGAATATGTCGAAATCAACGGCGATTACAGAAGCTGA
- the cml gene encoding CmlA/FloR family chloramphenicol efflux MFS transporter: MPTQPHVWRYSLPAALLLMAPFDILASLAMDIYLPIVPAMPGILGTSPAVVQLTLSLYMVMLGLGQIVFGPVSDRIGRRPVLIGGAMLFAAASFCLAASSSAIPFVAFRFLQAVGASAALVATFATIRDVYADRPESTVIYSLFSSILAFVPALGPIAGAMLAERFGWRSIFVTLGAFAVIALVQALPRWHESRPSAAALPRCTFGPLFRSLAFWTYTLGFSAAMGTFFVFFSTSPRVLIDRAGYSELQFSLAFATVAIVMIITARFARRFVSRWGTSGSLLRGMCMLLLGAALLAAGQSFGTPSSWTFVASMWVMAVGIVFTGSVTANGALEGFGYMAGSAVAVYFCVQSLIVGTAGTLLVIGLPGDSAWPLVVYASTMAGVVLIARRQLPSRRHAQA; encoded by the coding sequence ATGCCTACACAACCTCATGTCTGGCGCTATTCGCTGCCGGCAGCGCTGCTGCTGATGGCGCCTTTCGATATCCTCGCCTCCCTGGCCATGGATATCTATCTCCCGATCGTTCCGGCGATGCCCGGTATTCTCGGGACCAGTCCTGCCGTGGTTCAGCTCACGCTGAGCCTCTATATGGTGATGCTCGGCCTCGGCCAGATCGTCTTCGGGCCCGTCTCCGATCGCATCGGACGGCGGCCTGTCCTGATCGGCGGAGCGATGCTGTTCGCCGCGGCGTCGTTCTGCCTTGCGGCATCCTCCAGCGCCATACCATTCGTCGCTTTCCGCTTCCTGCAGGCGGTTGGCGCATCTGCGGCCCTGGTGGCCACCTTTGCGACGATCCGGGACGTCTATGCCGACCGCCCGGAAAGCACGGTTATCTACAGCCTGTTCAGTTCCATTCTGGCATTCGTTCCCGCTCTGGGACCGATAGCCGGCGCCATGCTGGCGGAGAGGTTCGGATGGCGTTCGATCTTCGTTACGCTCGGTGCATTTGCCGTAATCGCGCTGGTGCAGGCACTGCCTCGCTGGCATGAATCCCGCCCTTCGGCGGCCGCGCTGCCGCGGTGCACGTTCGGGCCCCTTTTCCGCAGCCTCGCCTTCTGGACCTATACCCTCGGCTTCAGCGCCGCCATGGGCACGTTTTTCGTGTTCTTTTCCACCTCTCCGCGCGTTCTGATCGACAGGGCGGGATATTCGGAGCTGCAGTTCAGCCTCGCCTTTGCAACTGTAGCAATCGTGATGATCATCACGGCGCGCTTTGCCAGGCGGTTCGTCTCCCGATGGGGAACTTCGGGCAGCCTCCTGCGGGGCATGTGCATGTTGCTTCTCGGGGCGGCGCTCCTGGCCGCCGGGCAGAGCTTCGGCACCCCTTCGTCCTGGACGTTCGTCGCGTCGATGTGGGTCATGGCGGTCGGCATCGTCTTCACCGGATCGGTAACTGCAAACGGCGCGCTCGAAGGGTTCGGATACATGGCGGGTTCGGCGGTCGCAGTCTATTTCTGCGTCCAAAGCCTCATCGTCGGGACGGCGGGAACACTGCTCGTGATCGGACTGCCGGGCGACAGCGCGTGGCCGCTCGTGGTCTATGCCTCGACAATGGCCGGTGTCGTGCTGATCGCGCGCCGGCAGTTGCCGTCCAGAAGGCACGCCCAGGCATGA
- a CDS encoding peptidylprolyl isomerase, with product MSRYKTLAAAALVAVIAAGVARAEGTDPVIAKVGDQEIHQSELDLAIMSLDPQLQRMPDEQKRAAALSAVIDVKLLLKDAEKEGLQNDEAFKQRVAFLTERELHNAFFKKHVVDAVTAEEVKARYDKEVAAIPPQEEVKARHILVKTEDEAKDVIKELDAGKNFADLAKAKSTDPNKEEGGDLGYFTKGRMVPEFETAAFALEKGAYTKTPVKTQFGFHVILIEDKRPQAPPTLEQVEPQVRQLVMRDKYLELLNSAKESTAVEISDPALKKAYDEAGKPQETK from the coding sequence ATGTCTAGATACAAGACCCTTGCGGCCGCGGCACTGGTCGCGGTGATCGCGGCGGGTGTCGCCCGCGCCGAAGGGACCGACCCGGTCATTGCCAAAGTCGGGGACCAGGAAATCCACCAGTCGGAACTTGATCTCGCAATCATGAGCCTCGATCCGCAGCTCCAGCGGATGCCCGACGAGCAGAAGCGCGCAGCAGCACTTTCGGCCGTCATCGACGTGAAGCTTCTTTTGAAGGACGCCGAGAAGGAAGGCCTTCAGAACGACGAGGCGTTCAAGCAGCGCGTCGCGTTCCTGACCGAACGCGAGTTGCACAACGCCTTCTTCAAGAAGCATGTGGTCGATGCCGTGACGGCGGAAGAAGTGAAGGCGCGCTACGACAAGGAAGTCGCAGCGATTCCGCCGCAGGAAGAGGTCAAGGCCCGCCATATCCTCGTCAAGACCGAAGACGAGGCGAAGGACGTCATCAAGGAACTCGACGCGGGCAAGAACTTCGCCGACCTTGCCAAGGCCAAGTCCACCGACCCGAACAAGGAAGAGGGCGGCGATCTCGGCTACTTCACCAAGGGCCGCATGGTACCTGAATTCGAGACGGCCGCCTTTGCGCTCGAAAAGGGCGCCTATACGAAGACACCGGTCAAGACGCAGTTCGGCTTCCATGTGATCCTCATCGAGGACAAGCGTCCCCAGGCTCCGCCGACGCTCGAACAGGTCGAGCCGCAGGTTCGCCAGCTCGTCATGCGCGACAAGTACCTCGAGCTTCTGAATTCCGCCAAGGAGAGCACTGCGGTCGAAATCTCCGATCCGGCGCTCAAGAAGGCCTATGACGAGGCCGGCAAGCCGCAGGAAACCAAGTAA
- a CDS encoding ComF family protein, translating to MDWAGMLRRIAAQAVDLVFPPVCSGCGRLTGHAHAVCASCWAGMPLIERPYCEVLGLPFAYDPGEGAVSPEAIANPPVFDRLRSVAIHEGIVRDLVHGLKYRDRTDLAPMMAEWMIRAGDGAVAAADMIVPVPLHALRLWRRKFNQAAELARVIAERSARAYRPDVLRRIKRTSRQVGLGARAREENVRGAFAVPEGAKRELAGKRIVLVDDVYTTGATVAAATRALKRAGAGDVTVLTFARAMSGPI from the coding sequence GTGGATTGGGCGGGCATGCTCCGCCGGATTGCGGCCCAGGCGGTCGATCTCGTCTTTCCGCCCGTCTGCTCGGGATGCGGCCGGCTGACCGGCCATGCCCATGCCGTCTGCGCTTCCTGCTGGGCAGGCATGCCGCTCATCGAGCGGCCCTATTGCGAGGTTCTGGGCTTGCCCTTCGCCTATGATCCTGGCGAGGGCGCGGTTTCGCCCGAGGCCATCGCCAATCCTCCGGTCTTCGACAGGCTGCGCTCGGTGGCCATTCACGAAGGAATCGTCCGCGATCTCGTGCATGGCTTGAAATACCGTGATCGCACCGACCTTGCACCCATGATGGCCGAGTGGATGATCCGCGCCGGCGACGGTGCCGTGGCAGCGGCGGACATGATCGTGCCGGTTCCGCTCCATGCGCTCCGCCTCTGGAGGCGCAAGTTCAATCAGGCGGCGGAGCTTGCACGCGTCATTGCCGAACGTTCCGCAAGAGCCTATCGACCGGATGTTCTTCGCCGCATCAAGCGCACGAGCCGCCAGGTCGGACTTGGCGCCAGGGCACGCGAGGAGAATGTCCGCGGCGCCTTCGCAGTCCCCGAAGGCGCGAAGCGGGAACTCGCGGGCAAGCGCATCGTTCTCGTAGACGACGTCTATACGACCGGAGCGACCGTTGCCGCTGCGACACGGGCGCTGAAGCGTGCGGGCGCCGGAGACGTCACGGTTTTGACCTTTGCAAGGGCCATGTCCGGTCCTATATGA
- a CDS encoding carbon-nitrogen hydrolase family protein, giving the protein MTFKAAAVQMCSGVDPARNAETMAKLVREAASRGATYVQTPEMTGAVQRDRTGLRSVLKDGENDVVIREASRLARELGLYLHVGSTPIARADGKIANRGFLFGPDGAKICDYDKIHMFDVDLENGESWRESAAYHPGHTARIADLPFGKLGFSICYDIRFPELFRQQAVAGAEIMTVPAAFTRQTGEAHWEILLRARAIENGLFVIAAAQAGTHEDGRETFGHSMIIDPWGRVLAEAAPTGEEIIVAEIDVAAVHAAREKIPNLRNARSFVLDEVVPAGKGGAAA; this is encoded by the coding sequence ATGACCTTCAAGGCTGCCGCCGTCCAGATGTGCTCCGGTGTCGATCCCGCAAGAAATGCGGAGACGATGGCGAAGCTGGTGCGCGAAGCCGCTTCGCGGGGTGCAACCTATGTCCAGACGCCGGAGATGACCGGAGCGGTCCAGCGCGACCGGACGGGTTTGCGGTCAGTGTTGAAGGATGGGGAGAACGACGTCGTCATTCGCGAGGCATCCCGGCTTGCCCGCGAGCTCGGCCTCTACCTCCATGTCGGCTCGACGCCGATCGCGCGCGCGGATGGGAAGATTGCCAATCGCGGCTTCCTGTTCGGGCCTGACGGCGCGAAGATCTGTGACTACGACAAGATCCACATGTTCGACGTGGATCTGGAGAATGGCGAGAGCTGGCGCGAGAGCGCCGCCTACCATCCGGGTCATACCGCGCGTATCGCGGATCTCCCCTTCGGCAAACTCGGCTTTTCGATCTGCTACGATATCCGTTTCCCCGAGCTGTTTCGTCAGCAGGCCGTGGCCGGAGCCGAGATCATGACGGTGCCGGCTGCGTTTACGCGCCAAACCGGCGAAGCGCATTGGGAAATCCTGCTGCGCGCTCGGGCCATCGAAAACGGGCTCTTCGTTATTGCCGCCGCTCAAGCGGGCACGCACGAGGATGGCCGGGAAACCTTCGGCCACTCGATGATCATCGATCCCTGGGGCAGGGTGTTGGCCGAAGCCGCTCCGACCGGCGAGGAGATCATCGTCGCCGAGATCGATGTGGCGGCGGTGCACGCGGCGCGTGAGAAGATTCCCAACCTCAGGAACGCGCGCAGCTTCGTGTTGGATGAGGTGGTTCCGGCGGGAAAAGGAGGCGCTGCAGCGTGA
- a CDS encoding Flp family type IVb pilin — protein sequence METLRRLFRDRDGATAVEYGLLAALISLGLLIGLQNFSGALLGMLTFVTDTIEAAWT from the coding sequence ATGGAGACGCTGAGACGCCTGTTTCGAGACCGCGACGGCGCTACGGCGGTGGAATACGGACTCCTGGCCGCGCTGATCTCGCTCGGCCTTCTCATCGGCCTGCAGAATTTCTCCGGCGCACTGCTCGGCATGCTCACCTTCGTCACCGACACGATCGAGGCGGCCTGGACCTAG
- a CDS encoding methyltransferase domain-containing protein, which yields MEIIFDQSLVEAHRRRALRQADEKAGFLLDIVAQELAERVSVVERQFETAMELHGYTGAAARSLSTTGKVGAIERVETDSAFGSADEPVTEAPLERIPADPASLSLLVSPLSLHLTNDTPGVFIQARRVLKPDGLFLAAIPGSGTLQELREALLAAEAELTGGASPRVIPFADVRDMGALLQRAGFALPVADTETYTVRYDSLFGLIRDLRAMGMTNPLASRNRKPMPRRFFLRAAEIYAQRFSDPDGRIRATFSIIYLSGWAPHESQQKPLKPGSAKQRLSDALGASEHKLKDEGEP from the coding sequence GTGGAAATCATCTTTGACCAGAGCCTCGTCGAGGCGCACCGCCGGCGCGCACTGCGCCAGGCCGACGAGAAGGCAGGCTTCCTGCTCGACATCGTCGCACAGGAACTTGCCGAGCGCGTAAGCGTCGTCGAACGGCAGTTCGAAACGGCCATGGAGCTGCACGGCTATACGGGTGCCGCCGCGCGCAGCCTTTCCACGACCGGCAAGGTCGGCGCGATCGAGCGGGTGGAGACTGACAGCGCCTTCGGTTCGGCCGACGAGCCGGTGACGGAAGCACCTCTGGAGCGTATCCCGGCCGACCCGGCGTCGCTCAGTCTCCTCGTGTCGCCGCTGTCGCTCCATCTTACCAATGATACGCCCGGCGTCTTCATCCAGGCGCGCCGCGTGCTGAAGCCCGACGGGTTGTTCCTTGCCGCTATACCCGGCAGCGGCACGCTGCAGGAACTGCGGGAGGCGCTTCTCGCAGCCGAGGCGGAACTGACGGGCGGGGCGAGCCCACGGGTAATCCCCTTCGCCGACGTGCGCGACATGGGAGCCCTTCTGCAGCGGGCGGGCTTTGCCCTGCCGGTGGCGGATACCGAGACGTACACCGTCCGCTACGATTCGCTCTTCGGCCTCATCCGCGACTTGCGCGCAATGGGCATGACGAACCCGCTGGCGTCGCGCAACCGCAAGCCGATGCCGCGGCGCTTCTTTCTCAGAGCCGCAGAAATCTACGCGCAGCGCTTCTCCGATCCGGACGGGCGCATCCGCGCGACCTTCTCGATCATTTATCTTTCGGGCTGGGCGCCGCACGAGAGTCAGCAGAAGCCGCTCAAACCCGGCTCGGCGAAGCAGAGATTGTCCGACGCGCTTGGCGCGAGCGAGCACAAACTCAAGGATGAAGGCGAGCCGTGA
- the secA gene encoding preprotein translocase subunit SecA encodes MVSLGGFARKLFGSANDRRVRGYKGRVDAINALEAEMKALSDEALAAKTAEFRRELAGGKTLDDILVPAFAVVREAALRVLGLRPFDVQLIGGMILHERAIAEMKTGEGKTLVATLPVYLNALAGKGVHVVTVNDYLAQRDAGMMGRIYGFLGMTTGVIVHGLSDEQRRDAYACDVTYATNNELGFDYLRDNMKYERSQMVQRGHFFAIVDEVDSILVDEARTPLIISGPLDDRSDLYNTINEFIPRLSPEDYEIDEKQRSANFSEEGTEKLENMLREAGLLKGESLYDIENVAIVHHVNNALKAHKLFTRDKDYIVRNGEIVIIDEFTGRMMPGRRYSEGQHQALEAKEKVQIQPENQTLASITFQNYFRMYDKLAGMTGTAATEAEEFGNIYGLEVLEVPTNLPIKRVDEDDEVYRTVGEKFKAIIDEIKSAHERGQPMLVGTTSIEKSELLADMLKKSGFSKFQVLNARYHEQEAYIVAQAGVPGAVTIATNMAGRGTDIQLGGNPDMRIQQELADVEPGPEREAREKAIREEVQKLKEKALAAGGLYVLATERHESRRIDNQLRGRSGRQGDPGRSKFYLSLQDDLMRIFGSDRMDGMLQKLGLKEGEAIVHPWINKALERAQKKVEARNFDIRKNLLKYDDVLNDQRKVIFEQRIELMDAESVTDTVTDMRNEVIEEIVAKRIPERAYAEKWDADGLKADVQQYFNLDLPIAEWVAEEGIAEDDIRERITAAVDKAAAERAERFGPEIMQYVERSVVLQTLDHLWREHIVNLDHLRSVIGFRGYAQRDPLQEYKSEAFELFQALLGNLRQAVTAQLMRVELVREAPEEPQPLPPMQAHHIDPLTGEDDFAQAGETLLAVAPANRDPADPSTWGKVARNEACPCGSGKKYKHCHGIYEA; translated from the coding sequence ATGGTCAGTCTCGGCGGCTTTGCCCGCAAGTTGTTTGGTTCCGCCAACGATCGCCGCGTCCGCGGCTACAAGGGCCGGGTGGACGCCATCAATGCTCTCGAAGCCGAAATGAAGGCGCTGAGCGACGAGGCCCTGGCGGCGAAGACGGCGGAATTTCGCCGTGAGCTCGCCGGCGGCAAGACCCTGGACGACATTCTCGTGCCGGCCTTTGCGGTCGTGCGCGAGGCTGCGCTCCGCGTCCTCGGGCTGCGCCCCTTCGACGTCCAGCTGATCGGCGGCATGATCCTGCATGAGCGGGCCATCGCGGAAATGAAGACCGGCGAAGGCAAGACGCTCGTCGCCACCCTTCCCGTCTATCTCAACGCGCTCGCCGGCAAGGGCGTGCATGTGGTCACCGTCAACGACTACCTCGCCCAGCGCGATGCGGGCATGATGGGCCGCATCTACGGCTTCCTCGGCATGACCACCGGCGTCATCGTCCACGGTCTCTCCGACGAACAGCGCCGCGACGCCTATGCCTGCGACGTCACCTATGCGACGAACAACGAGCTCGGCTTCGACTATCTGCGCGACAACATGAAGTACGAGCGCTCCCAGATGGTGCAGCGCGGCCACTTCTTCGCCATCGTCGACGAGGTCGACTCGATCCTGGTGGACGAGGCACGCACCCCGCTGATCATCTCCGGCCCGCTCGACGACCGCTCCGATCTCTACAACACCATCAATGAGTTCATTCCGCGCCTGTCGCCGGAAGACTATGAAATCGACGAGAAGCAGCGCTCGGCCAATTTTTCGGAAGAAGGCACCGAGAAGCTCGAGAACATGCTGCGCGAGGCCGGCCTGCTGAAGGGCGAATCGCTCTACGACATCGAGAACGTGGCGATCGTTCACCACGTCAACAACGCGCTCAAGGCCCACAAGCTCTTCACCCGCGACAAGGATTACATCGTACGCAACGGCGAGATCGTCATCATCGACGAGTTTACCGGCCGCATGATGCCCGGTCGCCGCTACTCCGAAGGCCAGCACCAGGCGCTCGAAGCCAAGGAGAAGGTGCAGATCCAGCCCGAGAACCAGACGCTCGCCTCGATCACCTTCCAGAACTATTTCCGCATGTACGACAAGCTTGCCGGGATGACCGGTACGGCTGCGACGGAAGCGGAGGAATTCGGCAACATCTACGGCCTCGAAGTTCTCGAGGTGCCGACCAACCTGCCGATCAAGCGCGTCGACGAGGACGATGAGGTCTATCGCACCGTCGGCGAAAAATTCAAGGCGATCATCGACGAGATCAAATCCGCACATGAGCGCGGCCAGCCGATGCTCGTCGGCACCACCTCCATCGAAAAATCCGAACTTCTCGCCGATATGCTGAAGAAGAGCGGCTTCTCCAAGTTCCAGGTGCTGAACGCCCGCTACCACGAGCAGGAAGCCTATATCGTCGCGCAGGCCGGCGTCCCCGGCGCAGTCACGATCGCCACCAACATGGCCGGCCGCGGCACCGACATCCAGCTCGGCGGCAACCCCGACATGCGCATCCAGCAGGAGCTGGCCGATGTCGAGCCCGGCCCGGAGCGCGAAGCGCGCGAAAAGGCGATCCGGGAAGAGGTTCAGAAGCTCAAGGAAAAGGCGCTCGCCGCCGGCGGGCTCTACGTTCTTGCCACCGAACGGCACGAGAGCCGCCGCATCGACAACCAGCTGCGTGGCCGCTCGGGCCGCCAGGGCGACCCGGGCCGCTCCAAGTTCTACCTGTCGCTTCAGGACGATCTGATGCGCATCTTCGGATCCGACCGCATGGACGGAATGCTGCAGAAGCTCGGCCTGAAGGAAGGCGAGGCAATCGTCCATCCCTGGATCAACAAGGCGCTCGAACGCGCCCAGAAGAAGGTCGAGGCGCGCAACTTCGACATCCGCAAGAATCTCCTGAAATACGACGATGTGCTCAACGACCAGCGCAAGGTCATTTTCGAGCAGCGCATCGAACTGATGGACGCGGAGAGCGTCACCGATACGGTGACCGACATGCGCAACGAAGTGATCGAGGAAATCGTCGCCAAACGCATTCCGGAGCGGGCCTATGCCGAAAAATGGGATGCCGACGGGCTGAAGGCCGACGTCCAGCAGTATTTCAATCTCGACCTGCCGATCGCCGAATGGGTCGCCGAAGAAGGCATCGCCGAGGACGATATCCGCGAGCGCATCACTGCCGCAGTGGACAAGGCGGCTGCCGAGCGCGCCGAGCGTTTCGGCCCCGAAATCATGCAATATGTCGAGCGCTCCGTCGTCCTCCAGACGCTCGACCACCTCTGGCGCGAGCATATCGTCAACCTCGACCACCTGCGGTCGGTCATCGGCTTCCGCGGCTACGCCCAGCGCGATCCGCTGCAGGAATACAAGTCCGAGGCTTTCGAGCTGTTCCAGGCGCTACTCGGTAATCTGCGTCAGGCGGTCACGGCACAGCTGATGCGCGTCGAACTGGTCCGCGAGGCGCCCGAGGAACCGCAGCCGCTGCCACCGATGCAGGCGCACCACATCGATCCGCTGACCGGCGAGGACGACTTCGCGCAGGCCGGGGAGACGCTGCTGGCGGTCGCGCCTGCGAACCGCGATCCGGCCGACCCTTCAACCTGGGGCAAAGTCGCACGCAACGAAGCCTGCCCGTGCGGCTCGGGCAAGAAATACAAGCATTGCCACGGCATTTACGAAGCCTGA
- a CDS encoding GNAT family N-acetyltransferase, with protein MDMTTNGREPPGNGAGNGETVAVDLPSVRRLEAVGFRAWPASSVQYDGSWLIRLTAGHPSKRLNSVNPLDPSDYRDIAIRLEKARRLFAQSGRTLTVRQTPLTPPKMIDHMDGEGWTSFAHSLVLTLDLADRDFSEGIDHLPIKDIGRFVDARILIGGDPPEAKQALTGIINAIKPECGLFLFEDRKTGPTAVSLVVHDNDLAGIMQFAVSEAVRRRGVGSALLDASLRWARLKGAKKAWLQVEADNQAAIELYRKAGFTEVYRYLYRTPKV; from the coding sequence ATGGACATGACAACGAACGGCAGAGAGCCGCCCGGCAACGGGGCGGGGAACGGGGAAACGGTCGCGGTCGATTTACCGAGCGTGCGGCGTCTGGAGGCCGTCGGTTTTCGCGCCTGGCCGGCCTCGTCGGTGCAATATGACGGCAGCTGGCTTATCCGTCTGACGGCGGGGCACCCTTCCAAGCGCCTGAATTCCGTCAACCCGCTGGATCCGTCCGACTATCGCGACATAGCCATCCGCCTGGAGAAGGCGCGCCGGCTTTTTGCGCAATCCGGGCGCACCCTTACGGTTCGTCAGACGCCGCTGACGCCGCCGAAGATGATCGACCATATGGATGGCGAGGGCTGGACGTCGTTCGCGCACAGCCTGGTCCTGACGCTCGACCTGGCGGATCGCGATTTCAGCGAAGGCATCGACCACCTTCCGATCAAGGATATCGGCCGTTTCGTGGACGCCCGCATCCTGATCGGCGGGGATCCTCCGGAAGCCAAGCAGGCGCTGACCGGGATCATCAACGCCATCAAGCCCGAGTGCGGCCTGTTCCTGTTCGAGGACCGTAAGACCGGGCCGACGGCGGTGTCGCTCGTCGTCCACGACAATGATCTTGCCGGGATCATGCAGTTCGCGGTTTCCGAAGCGGTGCGCCGACGCGGCGTCGGCAGTGCTCTCCTCGACGCCTCGCTCCGTTGGGCACGTCTCAAGGGCGCAAAGAAGGCCTGGTTGCAGGTGGAGGCCGACAACCAGGCTGCGATCGAGCTTTATCGCAAGGCCGGTTTCACCGAGGTCTACCGCTATCTCTATCGAACGCCGAAGGTCTGA
- a CDS encoding (deoxy)nucleoside triphosphate pyrophosphohydrolase, translating into MQGKKIVLVAACALVDSDGRVLLAQRPEGKPLAGLWEFPGGKVESGETPEETLIRELEEELGIRTKIACLAPLTFASHGYDDFHLLMPLYICRRYEGFAEGREGQAIKWVRPKALRDYAMPPADEPLIPFLMDLL; encoded by the coding sequence ATGCAGGGTAAGAAGATCGTGCTCGTTGCCGCCTGCGCGCTCGTCGATTCCGATGGACGCGTTCTGCTGGCGCAACGCCCGGAGGGCAAGCCTCTCGCGGGCCTGTGGGAGTTCCCGGGCGGTAAGGTCGAGAGTGGCGAGACCCCGGAGGAGACGTTGATCCGCGAGCTCGAAGAGGAGCTCGGCATCCGCACCAAAATCGCCTGCCTCGCGCCGCTCACATTCGCGAGCCACGGCTACGACGACTTTCACCTCCTGATGCCGCTTTACATCTGCCGCCGCTACGAGGGGTTTGCCGAAGGCCGCGAAGGCCAGGCTATCAAGTGGGTGCGCCCGAAGGCGTTGCGCGACTACGCCATGCCGCCCGCCGACGAGCCGCTGATCCCGTTCCTGATGGATTTGCTCTAA
- the grxC gene encoding glutaredoxin 3 — MPVKEQLETMASVVIYTRQFCGYCTRAKKLLESKGVDFTEYDATYAPELRQEMMEKSRGGRTFPQIIINDVPVGGCDELHALDRAGKLDDMLAA; from the coding sequence ATGCCGGTGAAGGAGCAGTTGGAGACCATGGCTTCGGTCGTCATTTATACGCGTCAGTTCTGCGGCTATTGCACGAGGGCGAAGAAACTTCTGGAAAGCAAAGGCGTCGACTTCACCGAGTATGATGCCACTTATGCACCTGAACTTCGCCAGGAGATGATGGAAAAATCCAGGGGCGGCAGGACCTTCCCGCAAATCATCATCAATGATGTTCCCGTCGGCGGCTGCGACGAGCTGCATGCGCTCGATCGCGCCGGCAAGCTCGACGATATGCTCGCGGCCTGA